Genomic segment of Sutcliffiella horikoshii:
CTGGGGCAAGATACTTAGTGTTTCTTACTAGCTCTAAATATTCCTTTCGATCTGCCTCATCGTCATCATAACCTTTCATAGCAAAATCGTATGGTGGATTACAATAGACCATACTGAAAGCGTCGTTGCTGATTACCATACTTTCAATAGGTGCTTGGGTACAATAATCTATTAGTTCTTCTGCTTTCGCTGCTCTCCTCTTGTCCAATTCCACTCCATATGTTTTAACTGTATATTCACTGTTCTCCCCAAGTTGCTTTAGAATTTCACCTTCTCCGCATGTAGGGTCGAAAATAGAACACTCACCACTAAAATGAAGTAATTGCTTTAAATAGTTTCCTTGTCTTGTAGGGGTAGCGAAAAACCCTGCCCTAATTTTATTTCCAATATTACTCATAGATAATAGCTCCTCTCTTTTATGAAAAATAAAAAGAGCATTTAACCCCAAGGTCAAATACTCTAATCGTAACTCTCTTATTAATAAGGTGGTGCATCATCATAATTCGATGAAGAAGACCAACCCCAACCACTATCAGTATTATTGTTCTCCCGTTGAAATTGATTGTTATCATGTTGCTCATAATGATTGCTAGAATTGCTTGCAGCTTCAAGGTTCTTCTTACTTTTAGCCAAGAACTGTACTTGTTCCGCTACAATTTCTGTAACATATTGTGTTTTACCTTCTGCATCTTCATAAGTACGGGTTTGCACTCTTCCTACTACACCAGCAAGATCACCTTGAGCCAAATACTTACAACTGTGTTTTGCTAATTCTCCCCATATTACAACTGATGGAAAATCAGAAGGAACCTTACCAGATTGATCAGGCTTAGCACCATGACGCTTGCAAGCTAAAATCATATTGGTAACAGGTTTACCTCCCGAAGTTTCATTTA
This window contains:
- a CDS encoding single-stranded DNA-binding protein — encoded protein: MSSINTVTLVGRLTKELTLNETSGGKPVTNMILACKRHGAKPDQSGKVPSDFPSVVIWGELAKHSCKYLAQGDLAGVVGRVQTRTYEDAEGKTQYVTEIVAEQVQFLAKSKKNLEAASNSSNHYEQHDNNQFQRENNNTDSGWGWSSSSNYDDAPPY